A stretch of DNA from Methanoculleus sp. SDB:
TCCCGGGTTTCCGGCAGCATTCCCGGAAACGGCACACGCAGGACCTCCATATTCCTGTCGAAAATGCGGTAGGTCTTCCTCACATCCTCTTTGAGATCAGGCAGCACCGAGGAATCACCGGGGGTTATCCGCCCGGATGTCTCTGCAAAGTCGTATGCCCAGTCGCCGAGACGGACGATCAGGTTTGACATCCTGATAAAAATCACGGTCTTCTTTGCATCCCGCTCGGTGAGGTGCCGCCGGGACATCTTTTGCAGGGCACGTTCGATCTCGTCGTCGAGATATACGGAGAGTGCCTTTAATTTTGCAATCTTTTGCCGGACGTCCCGTGAGTCGCGATCAAGGAGGCGCACCGAATCGCTGAAGAGTTCCCGTGTTATATCGAAGAAGCGCTGGATCTCCTTCTCGATCAGGTCGAAGCTCTCGGTATTGTCTTCGGGGAGGTCTCCGGTCAGATATTTGGTTTTTAAAAGGACTTCACGCTCCTTTCCGGGCACCACCCGTTCGACGACATGCTCAAACTGCCGGACAAAGAGCAGAAACAGGATGGCGGTGATGAGGTTGAAGAAAAGATGCGCATTTGCCACATGCTGTGCATCGGTACCGCCGACGAGCAGTACCAGTGACTGGAACTGGGAGAAGAACGGCATGATGAGAAGCACCCCGCCGAAATTGAAAAGGAGGTGGGCGACGGCGGAGCGGCGGGCGTACAGGCCCATCGTCGTTGAGGCGAGTATCGGTGTGGCGGTCGATCCGATATTGGCCCCGAATATCAGCAGAATGGCATGGGGGAGGGTTATAAACCCTCCCTGCGCCAGTACGACGACGATGCCTGACGTCACCGAACTCGACTGGACGAGAACCGTGAAGAGATATCCGGCCAGAAGAGCAAGGGGAACCGATGAGAACCGGGAGAGCAATCCGATTATCTCGGGATCGTTCTGGAAGGGTGCGAGTGCGCCCGAGAGAAGGGACAGGCTGAAAAACACGAGTCCAAAATAGAATGTCGGTTTTCCGAGGAATTTGTACTGTTTTCCGACGAGTCCGATGATGAACCCGAGCAGGATGAAGACAGGTCCGATTGATGTCAGCCTGAACGCAACGAGCTGGGCGGTTATTGTCGTGCCGACATTGGAGCCAATGATGATTCCGAGGCTCTGGACAAAGGAGATGACGCCTCCGTTCACGAGTCCCATGGTAATCACGGTCGTCGCGGCGCTGGACTGGATGATCGCGGTGACGAGCGCTCCGAGCCCGGCTGCTTTCAGGGGTGTCGCGGTGAGGGTTGCAAGCACTCTGTTGAATTTGCCTTTGGCGACGGCAAGGATTTCTTCGCTGAAATGCTCGATTCCATACAGGAACAGAATAATCCCCGGTACCAGTGAAAATGCTGTCTGCCATGGAATCATCCCTTTCACCCCTCCACACCCGGATACCGGCGTTTTGGTAAATACTTGCAACTGGTAGTATTAGAATCCCTCTCCCCGCCCCCTCCTGATGCGGCGGGGGTGAAATCACGTGCCCCTGCTCAGCCGAACAGGCCGCTCTGGTGCGCTTTTTTAATACGGTTATTCCGTGCCGTTTGATGATCTGGCTGGAATATCCACTTGATATTAAAAAGGGGCAATTTTTTACCGCGCAAAACCATTTTAGGCTTGTTTTTTCGGTTTTATTTCAAATTGGCAGTCAATTCGGCTGTATTGGGCGTCTTTTTCTAAAACTTAATGATCTGCCCTGTTTCTCTAAAAAAATTCCTGAAATGTCATTAAAATTAAAATTGGCTTAAAATTTACCTTCTTTTTCGTAATTAAAGGGTGTATCACCATGCAAAACTTTAAATCCTCAATTATTCCTTGTATTTTCAATGATAGATCTTCCCTCACACAAGCTGGAAGGTATACCCTTGCCCGTAACAGATGACGACATCATTGCACGATTCAAGGAATCGGACGCGTGGGGTCTCTACACCAGCGTCGACCTGAAGAACTGTAATCCCGAGACCATCAGGAATCCGGAAAAGATCCGGAGGTTCATCGTTGAACTCTGTGATCTTATCGACATGAAGCGCTTCGGCGAACCGCAGATCATTCACTTCGGGCCGAACGAGCGTGTCGCCGGGTACTCGATGACTCAGCTGATCGAAACGTCCCTCGTATCGGGACATTTCGCGAACGAGACCAATGCAGCATATCTTGACATATTCAGCTGCAAGGAATATGCCCCGGGAGTCATGGCAGAGTTCTGCCGTCAGTACTTTGAGGCGGAATCGATGACCACCCATGTTTCACTCCGGGAATAAAAAGCCGGAAATCTTCTTTTCATTATCTTTTCATGATCCCCTTCACCGCGGGGCCGTCTCCGGATCCCGTGCGGGATCAAGGAGCACATCGTGCGGAAGGCCCCTGAGTCCGACCGCCGCAAGAGCACCGATAATCCCCCGCTTTCCTTCGAGATCGACTCCTGATGCCTGTGCGGCAGCCTGCGCCTCCTCCCGGGAAACAGAGGACTTTCTCGCTTTCACCCCGAATGCCCTGAGCACCGGGGGAATGGTGAAACCCTGCCTGATCGCGATGCCCCATTCGGGGGAAAGCGATTCATCTGCCATAAAGCGGACTGCCGTCTCCCTGATATGGGGGAGCAGGCCGGGTTCGGCCGCGAGTTCGATATAACTGCACGAATTGCCGGCCGTCCGGTAGGGGCAGGAGGGATCGAGCATGACAACACGGTGGCCGATGGGGATGAGGCCCTCCATTTTTCCGAGGAACTGGAGCAGGCCGAGAGCAAGGGCGAAGGTCGCACCTCCTTCGGGCGAGTCCGTATCGTCAATGCCCACGATGACATGCGTCAGCGCCCGGGTGACCACATCGCCCTCCACGACCTGCCCTGTTTTCTGCACGGAGATGTGGACGACACCTTCGGCCATCGCCATCATATCGGTGAGAGAATAGGCGGGCCCGCCGGTGCATCGGATCCGCTGGACGATATACCCGTCATCCTTCCGGACTCCGATGACTCCGACGGCGGCAGAGGGGTACTGGCCAATATTTGCGTCCTTCTTGCCGATGGTCGCATATTCGTGCAGGAGCATCCCGTCCCTCGATACGTCAGCAAGAACGCCGCCTGCCTGCCGGTGGTGGAAAGCGCAGAATGCCGCACATCCGCCGCTCCGGCATTCGTGATAAATCGCTACCATATCGCCATCGACAGTCGTGAATATCCGCCTGCATGCCGTGGAGAGCATCGCACTTGATGCCATGTACCGTGCGGGAGTCCGCCCGCGTTTTTCCTCCTTCTGGACAAGGCATCGTTCCTCGATGAGGCGGTTAATCCAGTCCTGGACCGTGCTGCGCGGCAGACCGGCGAGATCGGCAATATCATTGACAGTGAAGTGGCCTTTATCGAGCGTCAGCTGACGCATTAGTTTCAGGAAC
This window harbors:
- a CDS encoding S-adenosylmethionine decarboxylase; amino-acid sequence: MIDLPSHKLEGIPLPVTDDDIIARFKESDAWGLYTSVDLKNCNPETIRNPEKIRRFIVELCDLIDMKRFGEPQIIHFGPNERVAGYSMTQLIETSLVSGHFANETNAAYLDIFSCKEYAPGVMAEFCRQYFEAESMTTHVSLRE
- a CDS encoding sugar-specific transcriptional regulator TrmB, which gives rise to MSSVLERRREFLKLMRQLTLDKGHFTVNDIADLAGLPRSTVQDWINRLIEERCLVQKEEKRGRTPARYMASSAMLSTACRRIFTTVDGDMVAIYHECRSGGCAAFCAFHHRQAGGVLADVSRDGMLLHEYATIGKKDANIGQYPSAAVGVIGVRKDDGYIVQRIRCTGGPAYSLTDMMAMAEGVVHISVQKTGQVVEGDVVTRALTHVIVGIDDTDSPEGGATFALALGLLQFLGKMEGLIPIGHRVVMLDPSCPYRTAGNSCSYIELAAEPGLLPHIRETAVRFMADESLSPEWGIAIRQGFTIPPVLRAFGVKARKSSVSREEAQAAAQASGVDLEGKRGIIGALAAVGLRGLPHDVLLDPARDPETAPR